In Armatimonadota bacterium, the genomic stretch GATATGCAGTGAGCTGGAAGATCAATGGATAGCGACCAAAAGTGAGCCGCGAAAAGCGAATCACCCAAAGCGAAGCGCCCAACTTGCACTAATCCGCCAAACCATCTATCATAATCACCACTTGTACAATGCGGTCCAAGGTGGAGAGTCAAGTGGAGTGGAACGCAAGCGAGCAGGGATTCGATGAGATCTGGCTAAAGCCGGGCAAGCCGCGCAAGCACTACGAGCAATTGCTCAAGTCCTTCGGCAATATGTCGCCCGAAGAGGTAGCCCGAAGGGAGAACCTACAGTACCTCTCACTCCTCAACCAAGGGATCACGTTCAACGTGTACGGCGAGGCCGAAGGCCGAGAACGAGTCTTCCCGTTTGACTTCGTCCCGCGCATCATCACCGCCGCCGAGTGGGATCACCTCAAGCGGGGCCTGACCCAGCGCATCACCGCGATCAACCGCTTTCTGCTTGACATCTACGGCGAGCAAGACATCCTCCACAAAGGCGTCGTTCCCTGGGAGCTGATCCTCTCTCGCAAGGAGTACCGAAGGGAACTCAGAGGCATCATCCCGCCTCGGAAGGTCTTCACTCACGTCTGCGGAACCGACCTCATCCGCGATGACCGAGGCGACTTCCTTGTCCTGGAAGACAACTGCCGCTGCCCAAGCGGAGTTTCCTACGTCGTCGAAAACCGAAACCTGCTGGCACGGACGTTCCCCGAGCTCTTTAACCGCTATCCGGTTCGGCCCGTGCGCGACTACCCGCAGATGCTCCTCGACACCTTGACTTTTGTTGCTCCTCATTACGGCGAAAGCTCCCTCGCGGTTGTTCTCACCCCAGGCAGCTACAACTCCGCGTTCTTTGAGCACTCCTTCCTCGCCCGAGAAATGGGAATCCCGTTGGTGGAAGGCCGAGATCTCATCGTCGAAGACAACCAAGTCTTCGCCCGAACCACCGAAGGTCGCCAGCGCGTCAGCGTCATCTACCGCCGCATCGACGACGACTTCATCGACCCCGTCGCCTTCAACCACGACAGCACCCTCGGCGTCCCAGGCCTGCTCAACGCCTACCGCGCCGGAACCGTTGCCCTCGCCAACGCCCCCGGCGCCGGCGTCGCCGACGACAAAGCCGTCTACGCCTTCATACCCGAGATCATCCGGCACTACCTCTCCGAAGAGCCCATCCTGAAGCAGGTCACCACTTTCACTGGCTACAAGCCCGACGACTTCAAGTACATGGTCGACCACGCCAGCGAGCTCGTCATCAAAACTACCGGCGACGCTGGCGGCTACGGAATGCTGATGGGCCCGATGGCGAGCAAGAAGGAAGTCAAAGAGTACGTTGCAAAGATGCACGAAAACCCCGGCAACTACGTCGGCCAACCGCTCATTGAGTTGAGCAGTCATTCGACATTCCTGAACGGCGAGTTCGTCCCCCGCCGAATCGACCTCAGACCCTACATCCTTTACGGCGACCGAGTAAGGATCCTCCCCGGCGGCCTCACACGGGTCGCCCTCAAAGAAGGCTCCTACGTCGTCAACTCCAGTCAAGGCGGCGGAAGCAAAGACACCTGGGTCCTGGAGGACAGAAGGGCATGATGCTCTCGCGAATCGCCGATTCGCTCTACTGGATGGGTCGCTACATTGAGCGCGCCGAAAACACATGCCGCCTGCTCAAGGCAACGCACGAGTTTACCGTCGAGCTGTCCGGACTAAACGACGAACTCGCTGCCCAAGAGTGGCACCTGCTCTTTGGCAAACCGCCGGCCAACGTAGGACTGACCCTCAACGCGCAGTATATCGACTCGTTCATGTACGACGCCTCCAACCCGCTCTCGGTAATCTCCTGCATCGAGCAAGCGAGGAGCAACGCGCGAAGCATTGGCGAAGTTCTGACCCGAGAGGTGATCCAGCAGCTCAACGAGATGTATCACGCAATGGTCTCAGCCCGCCAAGCCGTGGCTCTGAATCCGGCTCGGCTGACCGACTTCACAGAGGCAACGCACAAAGACATCCTCACCCTCCTTGGTGCCATTGAGCACACCCTGACGAGGGATCAAGGCTGGACTTACATGAAGCTTGGCGAGGCCATGGAGCGCACGCAGCGAACCCTCAAAGTTCTCGAACTCAAACTCCCTAACCTGCGAGCGGCGCACAAATCAAACGACCTTTCAATGTCCTTCGCCTTCGGACGAATCTTACTCCTCGACCTAGCATCCCTGGAGAACTATCGAAGAGTCTATGGGGCCCGCCTCGAACCCGATCAAGTCCTAAAATTTCTCCTTTTCAACGACCAAACTCCGCGCTCGGTCCACAGCGGCCTCAAGCGGATGAAGGCGTACGTCGACTTGCTTCCGTCAGCTCATGCCGGAATGCCGACCATGCGCCGAATCCTCGGGCGCAAGCTCGCCGAAGCCCAGTATGACGAGGCCCGAATCATGGCAATGTCCGACCTAGCCGAATACACTCAGCGCACCTCAATCGCCCTCATGAACGCCCACGAAGCTCTCGTCAAACCGCAACACGAGGTGGAAGCATGATCCTGGACGTTGAGCATCGGCTCAACTTCAACTACTCAGGCTTCATTAGCGAGTCGTCGATGGAGCTCCGCGTTGAGCCAACGAGCAACAACCACCAAACCGTCCGCTCGTTCTACATCGCGGTTGGGCCAGTGACCAAGGTGTTCCGCTATATCAACTGGCTTGGGGCACCCACACATCACTTCTCTATCACCGATTATCACAAAGAGATCCAAGTGATCTCCCGCTCGGTAGTCGAAACTCACCCCAAACATCCCGATCTTGAGGTCATTTTGGACTCCGTCGAGGACATCCCCACCGATGGCCCCATCCTCGACTCGCTGATGTTTACTGATTTGGTGGTGGATTCGCCACGCCTTCGGGAGTTTTGCAATGGTGTCGATCTCTCGACGCCGCTCGGCGGAGTGATTCAGCAAGTGGTTGACCTTGTGAGCCATCACATGACGTATGCGAGCGAGGTCACTACTGTCGCAACCACCAGCGATGAAGTTCTCGATCAACCAGGCGGTGTATGCCAAGACTTTGCCCACCTTTCATTAGCAGTGCTGCGTTCGCTCGGCGTGCCGGCCCGCTACGTTAGCGGATACTTCCATGTCGCAGAGCCCACAAAGCCAAGCGAGAGTCACGCCTGGATTGAGTTCTATTCTCCCACCTTTGGCTGGTGCGGCTACGATCCAACTCACTCGTGCCTTCCGGACGAACGCCATGTTGTGATCGCTCATGGCCGCGATTACAACGACGCCGCTCCAAACCGGGGGGTCTATGTTGGCAATGCTTCGGAGTCACTCAAGGTCGAAGTTAAAACCACCGAAACCGAGCCAACCAGCCCGCTCGACCTTCGAGACGATATCGGTCGAATCGAAGTCCCGGTCTACGCCGAATTTCCTCAGATCACGAAGACCACAAAACCAGCCGACCAAATGGTCGCTCAACAACAGCAGCAGTAGACCTATTTGGACGACTTGGTGATCAGTTCGAGAAATTCGCGATCACTCCAACCACGCATCGCTCCAGAAACCTTGCCCATCCTCAAAGCCACCATTTTGAGTTTCGGAATGATGTAGAGACGCTGTTTGCCCGCACCCGCCGCCATTCGGAAACCGTCGGCGCTGGGATCAGCTTTGGCGGTCATCATGCTCGCTTCGTCGGCGTCCGAAAGCCACCAGCTCATGCCATAGCCGGGATTCGCCTTGGACGGTAGGTAGAGCTCCTTCATCAACTTGGCGTCAATCAACTGTTTGCCTTTCCACTTCCCATCCGCCATGACGAACTGACCGAAAGTGATCCAGTCTCGGGGCTTGATCCATCCGCCTCCGGCTAGCTGAGGCTTCCCGTCCGCACACTTGCCCCGATAGAACATCGAGATTCCAAGCGGCTTCATGATCCGCCGATCGAGATACTGTTCCCAACTCTCGTTCTTGAGCTTGGCTTCGATGAGCGAACCGAAAATGTTGAAGCTATTCGGGCCGTAAGCGAATTGCTCGCCGGGTTCAAATACAGCGGTGGCTGCTTTAGCGGTCTCCCAGCCTTCGCGTTCGCCAGCGTCTCGACCCCGAACCCCGACGGGCAATCCGCTGGAAAGCGAGAGCAGGTGGCGAACCGTTATCTTGGACTTCTTCGGATCGTTCTTCCACTCCACAAATGTGTCCGCAACATTCTCATCGTAGGTCAGAAGTTTGTCGGTCGCTGCCGCCGCGGCAACGACGCCGCAAAAGCTTTTTGACCCGCTCGCCATGGCCTGGGAAGTGCCTTCTCCGCCGCCGTTGGCGTACTTTTCAAACACGAGTTTGCCGTTGATCGAAACCAACATCGCCTGAGAGTTAAACTTCTCCGCGTACTTCCAACCCTCATCAAAAGGAGCCTGGCGCGCGAGGGTGAGCGAAAGAACAAAAGCCGAAATCATTCCTTCGTGGTTAACGTTTTTGTCATAGCGCAGTTCGGCAAACAGGGCTTTCTTCCTAGATCGGTAAACTAGCCTCGATGTCCATCGATCTGAACTCCCGCGACGCCGTCACTGCGCTTGATCCCAAAGGAATGTGGCACTTCACCGAGGAATATCCAAATCAGTGCCGTACCGCCCTTGGCCTGGTGGATGGTGTTGATTTCCCGACTGGCGAGTTCAATTTGGCGATGCTGACCGGCTTGGGTGGGTCGGCGGTTGGTGGCGACTACGTGCGAGCAATGTTTGAGGCGTTCGGTTCGATTCCGTTCATCGTCAACCGCGACTATCATTTGCCTTCTTATGTCGGATCCAAAACACTGGTTTTTGCAACAAGCTACAGCGGCAACACCGAAGAAACACTGTCGGCGTATGCGGAAGCAAAAGCCGCCGGAGCGACGATCGTTTGCGTGACGAGCGGAGGAAAACTCGCCGAGATGGCTAAGGCTGACGGCTTCACCGTCGTTACCGTTCCCGGCGGCCAACCACCCCGAACCGCCCTCGGTTTCATGCTGATCCCCGTCCTCGCCGCTGCCATCAAAATGGGTCTTCTCCCCGAGCAAGACTTTGCCAACGCCTTTGACCTCCTCGAAAAGCTCTGCGCTGAGTGGACTATCGAAGGCGCAAACCCCATTGCCAAAGACATGGCAAAGGACCTCCACGGAAATCTGGGGATTATCTATGGCCTCGGCCCCTGGCAAGCCATTACCGCCAACCGCTGGAAGGGACAGATCAACGAGAACTCTAAGAACCATATCTTCGTCAACCAGTTCCCTGAGCTGAACCACAACGAGATTCTTGCTTGGGTGAAAGCTGGCGAGCAGGGAGTAGGGAAGTACGTCGGGATCATCCTTGAGGATGGCAACGAGAGCGCAAAAATGAAAAAGCGCGCCGAAGTTACCGAGGGGCTGGTGAAGGATCTTTGCTCGTTCCAACACGTCGCGGCGATTGGAGATAATCTTCTCGAAAAACTCCTAACACTAACCTATCTCGGAGACTTCGTTTCCTTGTATCTCGCGGCGCTCAACCAAGTCGACCCTGAAAACATTGATTCCATCAACGTTTTGAAGACCGAACTTGGCAAGGTGAACTAAAAAAGGTCTAGGGTGCCAGCTCAACCGAATAGGAAACCGCGCTTGCGAGCGCTTCCGCATCCTTTTTGGCCGCCGCGTTGCCATGCGGCCAAGAGATCATCATGGAATAGCTGAACTTCGGACTCCCGAGGTAATACATGCGATCTCGCCGAGGCGCATTCGGGTGATCCCTCTCTTCATATGCGCCCTTAAACCCTTCGCTGGTCCGAACGGGCTGCGTCTTGCTATTTGCAAATCGACTCACAACTCCTTGTCCCGCAGCCCCAGTCCCCTCGCAGATGACTGAAACAATGGCATCGTTCAGGCTGTATGCAAAGCCTTCGTCCTTCGAAGTCGTCCCCTTAGGCAGGAGGCACCTGACCCCTTTCCCGCCATCACGGCCCTCGAACTCAACTCGTTCGGTGCCAGGGGTTGATGGCGCCGGTATCTCTACCTCCGGACCGATATACTTTGTAAACTCCGGATCGGATTCTGATAGCTTCTCATTCTTGATTAGTCCGATAAAATTCATCATCGGAACCACCAGCAGGAGAGCGGCGACCGCCATCATCCCGAGCGCAACTTTAGCGGACTTCGTCATGAAGCAAGCGTACCAGCCGGTTTGCGTCGGTCAATCTCACCACAATCCGACATCTGCTACCGTAACGAGCACCCGCCTCGTAGGGTTAAATAGAGGGGAGAGGAAATGAAGAGCAGAGAGTCAGATTTCAATGTTTTCAGAAACTTCATGACATCTCCGGATTATGCCGGGGAGGTAATCCCGGCAAATTCCGGCTTTGCAACCTTCTCTTGGATCGTCCTCGTCTACAACCTTCTCGTTGTAGGCTTCGGAGTTTTCCTCCGCGCCGCCGGACTCGGTGACGGATGTGGCGAAAACTGGCCGCTCTGTACAGGCGAAAAGTACCCCGTGAAAGGTTCTTTCGCGACTTTGATTGAATCGACTCATCGAATTTCGACCACTCTGGTCGGGCTCTTAGCGATTATCATGGTGGTCTGGGCTTTCCGTTACTTTGCAAAGGGGCATCCTGCAAAGAAGATGGCGATCGGCTTCCTAGTGATGACTCTGTTTGAGGGGTTTGTCGGACGACACCTGGTCGTCAAAGGCCTGGTCACCGACAAAGACACCGTCGAGCGGGCGATGTGGATGATGGCCCACGTGCTCAGTATTTTCCTTCTACTCGGGTTCAACGTTTGCGCCGCACTTAGCACGTCGGGCATGCGGCCACTTCAGTTCAGGAATCAAGGAGTTGTGGGTTGGCTCCTCGGTTTAGGTTTCGTTGGAACGTTTCTCCTGGGAATAAGCGGCGCAATCTCCGCCTTCGGACACCAAGTTCGGCCGGATGTTGAAGGTCTCAGTGAGAGACTCCAAGCCGGAGCGTTCTGGGCGAGCAAGCTTGCAGTCGCTCATCCTATCGGCTCCGCAAGCATCGGGCTGTTCATGTTCCTCATGTGCGGCCTGATCCAGCACCTGAGGCCAGACCCGTTCGTCAAGAACGCGTGCAGAACCGTCATCGGACTCTTGGCCCTTCAAATGGGTGTCGGGCTTCTGAATATCTTCCTCAGTGCGCCGATCGTCATGCAGATGATCCATCTGGTGGTGGCTGATCTCAACTGGATTTCACTCGTGGTTCTCGCTGTTGCCGCGCTTGGCGTCGGGATCGAGCCTGTCGAAGCAAGGCCAGCGCCGGAAGAAGCGGAGCACAGCGCGGAGCCGCTGAAGGGTCGTGAGCTAATCAAAGCGTATGTCGCGCTCACCAAGCCGAGAGTAATCAGCCTTCTACTCTTCACCACAATGACGAGCATGATTGCTGCCCAGGGTTCTTGGCCTGGAATCACGCTCTTTACCGTCGTCAGCATTGCCGGCTACATGATCGCCGGTGCCGCCAACGCGATCAACATGGTGATCGACCGCGATATCGACATCTCGATGAAGCGAACAGCGAAGCGGCCGACGGTCACTCAAAACATTTCGAGCGTCAACGCTCTCATCTTCGCGTTCTCACTTGCGACTATCAGTTTCACCTCTCTTTGGGTCGTTGCGACGCCGCTCAGTGCGGTCATGGCGCTCAGCGGCCTGGTCTTCTATGTCGTGATCTACACGATGCTCCTCAAGCGCAGAACTTGGCAGAACATCGTTATCGGCGGTGCCGCCGGAGCTTTCCCGCCGCTTGTTGGCTGGGCGGCGATCACGGGTGAGTTACCGCCTCTCGCGCTGTACCTTTTCGCAATCATCTTTGTCTGGACTCCGGTCCACTTCTGGGCGCTGGCGATCCTTATCAAGGATGACTACGCCGCCGCCGGGGTTCCAATGCTTCCGGTAGTGAAAGGCAACCGTGTCACCGTGATCCAGATCGGTGTCTACACCGTAGCAACTATCATCATCACGATGATTCCCATGTGGCTCCCGCAGGTCGGTTGGATCTACGGCGTCTCCGCAGCAATCCTTAACATTCTCTTAGTGAGAGCGGTCTGGAGGCTCTGGCAGAACTGGGAAGAGCGGCCCCGCGCAAGCTGGCTCTTCCACTACAGCATGCTGTACCTTGCAATTTTGTTCCTCATGTTCGCCGTCGATCGGGTGGTTGTCCTATGAAATCACTGCAAACCGCAGGAACCCCTAGGCAATACATCCCAGGTTCCCGGTATCATCATTTCTCGTATATCGCCGTCAAAATCGATAGACAACGCCGACCTGCACGGATGCGCTGGTCAGCACCAACGGAGTCTCTGTAAAGTATGGGTTCACAGGTTTTCAAACCAAGTGCCAATTCTGTGGCACAAGTCGCAATCGCGTGTATTGCAGGAGGTCCGCTACTTGTCGGTCTCTCCCTTGCTGCGCTCTCGCGCTCTCCAGCGAACACTAAGGTAAACGTTCCAAAGAACCAACCAGTTCCATTTTCTCACCAGCACCATAACTGGGAGCTAGGCATTGACTGTCGATACTGCCATACCAGCGTCGAAAAGTCAGCATTCGCAGGCATTCCTTCCACTGAAACCTGTATGAGTTGCCACTCGCAAATCTGGACCAACTCGCCACTGCTTGAGCCAGTTCGGCAAAGCATGGAGACCGGTACGCCGATCGTTTGGAACAAGGTCAACAAGGTTCCCGATTTCGTGTACTTCAACCACTCGATTCACATCAACCGCGGACTTAACTGTAACACTTGCCACGGCCCGGTCAACGATATGCACATCACGGCCAAAGGAAACTCCTTCCAGATGGCTTGGTGTCTGTCCTGTCACCGCAACCCGGAGAAGTTCCTCGGGTGGAACAAAGAGCTTCAAAAGGAGCACCCGGGCGACACTCCTCGCCAGCTTGCATTCAAGCTTTACTGGAAGCTGCAGACGAAAGGAAAGAACAATCTTTCGCCAGCGGAAACCATTCTTGTGAATGGTGATTTCAATGGCCTCAACGATAAGGAAACCGTCGATGCCGGAAAGGACATCGTAGCGAAGTACGGCATCAAGACTCAGCAACTATCGGACTGCGGAGTGTGCCACCGGTAAGGGGATTTTCACTGATGGAGACAATCGAACAGATTCAACAAGACAAAAAGGAAATCGCCTTGGAAAAGATGCGCGCGGAGCTGGAAGGCAAGCGCGGTCAGCAATATTGGCGCACCCTCGAAGAGGTCATGCAGACCAAGGAATTCGAGGCGTGGTTTGAAGATGAATTTCCGAACCGTAAAGAGATTTTTGAGATCGACCGTCGGTCGCTTCTAAAGTACGCAGGTGCAGGATTGGCCCTCGCTGGCCTAACCGGTTGCCGCGGCGTCTTCCTTCCGGAAGAAAAACTGGTTCCTTATGTCAAGGCTCCTGAGGAGTACGTATCGGGCAAGCCTCTTTTCTATGCTTCGGCGGTCACCCTGGCTGGATACGCAACTGGCGTCCTGGTCGAGCAATACGAAGGTCGACCGATCAAGCTCGAAGGTAACCCTGATCACCCCGCATCTGGCGGCGCTCTTGACTCGATCTCGCAAGCCGAAATCCTAAACTTTTACGATCCTGACCGCTCGCAGAACGTGATGACCGGTGGAGATATCTCCACGTGGGAGTCGTTCAACAAGACCGCAAGTGCAAAGGTTGCCGAAGGCGGAGTCGGAATCTTGGTCGGTGCGTTGACCTCTCCAACCGCCGCAAGGCTGCTTGCTCGCTTGCAGTCGAAAGGTGCGAAGCTCTACTCTCACGAGCCTTCCGGCCGAGGAAACGTTATCAAGGCTGTGGCTGCCGTCACTGGCAAAGCCGGAGTTCCAGTTTACGATTTCAGCAAGGCGAAGGTAGTAGTCTCGCTCGATGGCGATTTCCTGAGCACCACGGATAACCCGGGTGCGCTGGTTTACTCTCGACAGTTCGCAAAAGCTCGACGGGTCCTTGGTAACAAGGGTGAAATGAGCCGGTTGTACGCTTTCGAAGCCGCCCCTGGAACCGTTGGGGCGATGGCTGATCACCGTTATGCGGTTAAGCCCAGTGAAGTCTACGGCGCAGGGTGCGCGTTGGCAAATGCCCTCGGCATTGCGGAACCAGCGGGAATCGCTCCCTCAAATGTGGCCGCTGATTTGGGCGCCATTGCTGCTGATCTTCAGAAGAATCGCAGCGCGAGCATCGTGGTCGCCGGTGAGCACCAGCCCGCCGAAGTTCACCAACTCGCCTTCCAGCTCAACCAATTCCTCGGAAACGTGGGGCAGACCGTCAAGTTCGTCGAAGCTCCCGAATTCACCAGTGGTTACGGAACGGTAGCCGAGTTGCTTGCGGACATCAAGGTTGCGAAGATCAAGACATTGATCATCAGCAACACGAACCCGGTCTACGCTTCGCCCGCAGATATGAAGGTCGGTGAAACTCTGGCCGCCGCAACCTCGGTCGCCAAAATCCATCACGGACTCTATTTCGACGAAACTGCCGAAGTCTGCGATTGGCACATCCCGATGACCCACTCACTCGAAGCATGGGGAGATGCGCGATCCTACGAAGGAACTGCGGGTGTCGTCCAGCCTCTCATCGCACCGCTCTATGATGGCCGAAGCGATATCGAGGTCTTCTCTGGACTCCTTGGTGAGCCAAAAGGTGGTTACGACCTCGTTCGCGAAACTCTTCAGGCTAAGGGCTTCGGTGGAGCCGCTTTTGAGAAATCCTGGCGAGAAGCGATTCATAACGGGACGATTCCAAATTCCGCCTCGGCCACGCTCGCGATGGCGGGTGGAGCCGCTCCATTGCCCGCGCCAGTGAAGAGCGCAGGAATGGAAGTTGGATTTGCACCTGACCCAACGATTTTCGACGGTCGGTTTGCCAACAATGGCTGGCTCCAAGAAACGCCAAAACCTCTGAGCAAGCTGGTTTGGGACAACGTTGTTTACATGTCGCCGACAGACGCGCAGGCAAGCAAGATTTCCGTTGACGATGTCGTGCTGGTAAAGACTTCGGCTGGGGAAATCGAAGGCACTGTCTTCATCCTTCCTGGGCACGCAGTTGGTTCGATTACGATCCATCTCGGCTACGGGCGAACTGCTGGCGGAACTCTGGCGACCCTAAGTGGCGTCGACGGTGGCGGATTCAGCGCGTACAAGCTGATGTCTTCCAAGAACACCAGTTACTCCAGCGTCACGATCACACCAACGGGTAAGACGCAGCACCTTTCTACGACTCAAGGCCACAGCCCGCTGGGTGGCGACAAGATTCCTGACCACCGCGACGTCATTCGGGAAGCGACTCTTGAGAAGTTCAATGCGGCCGAGGACAAGCGACACGCATTGATGGTTGGTCACTCTATGGAAATTGAGGAGATCAAGGAAAACAACCTCATGCCCGAGGAAGTTTTCGCTTGGAATGGCGAAAAGTGGGGCATGACCATCGACATGAACGCATGTACCGGTTGCGGTGCATGTATCACGGCATGTCAGGCGGAAAACAATATCTCTGTCGTCGGTAAAGAGCAAGTTTCGCGAGGCCGTGAAATGCACTGGATCCGAATCGACCGCTATTACAGCGGTTCTGACGAGAATCCAAGTGTCACCTGGCAACCCGTCGCTTGCGTCCACTGCGAAACCGCTCCTTGCGAGCCAGTCTGTCCAGTTGCAGCAACAGTTCACAGCCACGAAGGCATCAACCAGATGGTCTATAACCGCTGCGTTGGAACCCGTTACTGCTCCAACAACTGCCCATACAAGGTTCGACGGTTTAACTATCTCAACTGGACCGACAACCAGGCTCAGTTCAGCGAGAAGAACAAGACGATCTCAACGCGACGGATCCCCGGCGCGATCAATACACCGAAGGATAACGGACTACAGCTGCTCAAGATGTTGAACAACCCCGACGTTTCGGTCCGAGGTCGTGGTGTGATGGAGAAGTGCACTTACTGCACCCAGCGCATCAGCGAAGCAAGAATCGAAGCCAAGAAGGCTGGGCGTCAAATAGCAGAAGGTGA encodes the following:
- a CDS encoding TAT-variant-translocated molybdopterin oxidoreductase, encoding METIEQIQQDKKEIALEKMRAELEGKRGQQYWRTLEEVMQTKEFEAWFEDEFPNRKEIFEIDRRSLLKYAGAGLALAGLTGCRGVFLPEEKLVPYVKAPEEYVSGKPLFYASAVTLAGYATGVLVEQYEGRPIKLEGNPDHPASGGALDSISQAEILNFYDPDRSQNVMTGGDISTWESFNKTASAKVAEGGVGILVGALTSPTAARLLARLQSKGAKLYSHEPSGRGNVIKAVAAVTGKAGVPVYDFSKAKVVVSLDGDFLSTTDNPGALVYSRQFAKARRVLGNKGEMSRLYAFEAAPGTVGAMADHRYAVKPSEVYGAGCALANALGIAEPAGIAPSNVAADLGAIAADLQKNRSASIVVAGEHQPAEVHQLAFQLNQFLGNVGQTVKFVEAPEFTSGYGTVAELLADIKVAKIKTLIISNTNPVYASPADMKVGETLAAATSVAKIHHGLYFDETAEVCDWHIPMTHSLEAWGDARSYEGTAGVVQPLIAPLYDGRSDIEVFSGLLGEPKGGYDLVRETLQAKGFGGAAFEKSWREAIHNGTIPNSASATLAMAGGAAPLPAPVKSAGMEVGFAPDPTIFDGRFANNGWLQETPKPLSKLVWDNVVYMSPTDAQASKISVDDVVLVKTSAGEIEGTVFILPGHAVGSITIHLGYGRTAGGTLATLSGVDGGGFSAYKLMSSKNTSYSSVTITPTGKTQHLSTTQGHSPLGGDKIPDHRDVIREATLEKFNAAEDKRHALMVGHSMEIEEIKENNLMPEEVFAWNGEKWGMTIDMNACTGCGACITACQAENNISVVGKEQVSRGREMHWIRIDRYYSGSDENPSVTWQPVACVHCETAPCEPVCPVAATVHSHEGINQMVYNRCVGTRYCSNNCPYKVRRFNYLNWTDNQAQFSEKNKTISTRRIPGAINTPKDNGLQLLKMLNNPDVSVRGRGVMEKCTYCTQRISEARIEAKKAGRQIAEGDIVTACQQACPSEAIVFGNIADKNSQVAKLRNDPRSYLLLEELQTRPRTSHLAKLRNPNPEIKSAKAEEAHH